In Brachypodium distachyon strain Bd21 chromosome 2, Brachypodium_distachyon_v3.0, whole genome shotgun sequence, one genomic interval encodes:
- the LOC100836242 gene encoding uncharacterized protein LOC100836242 isoform X2, protein MDAAVDAALWVVSKALAPARDGLLESWAASSKLGTNVQALKMELLYAQGMLDSAQGRDIRSRPALRELLNKLRQLAYAADDVLDELDYFRIQDSLDGTNHAADDDGLVRNAWQTARAAAHKLKLGSRSRDDPASDEEGGARQACLSRVLPCGGHDKRPSPLPPTNQGVQEAGYACMPKVIARACNAADTIDLGIERCEKIAGMVLEHQKVATSPSAKKTELAHRTGHQPQQTTGEEEVAAAREELLLLPPQLQQLSIWSCPNLVLSTSPGFGGGGGEFQSLCSLRWLSVYFCPQFFSYSSSASSCSPFPTSLQELILRGTGGTEMLLPLSNLTSLTRLHVKRCGDLRGEGLWPLVAQGRLTSLHISTTPKFFSGAEPSWPDDEESSSSSSRVESMVIPCFAGVFTRPICRLLSSSLTELICWEDKEVERFTAEQEEALQLLTSLRELKFRDCEKLQVLPASLSKLTNLKKLYIQGCPALRSLPNDGFPSCLETLSICDCPAIKSLPDHGLPSFLQKLEIDTCPAIKSLPSNLPSSLQEIEISNCPGIKSLHKEGLPSKLRVLDVRFGDNSKELRRQCHKLKGTIPIVKC, encoded by the exons ATGGACGCGGCCGTCGATGCGGCGCTCTGGGTGGTAAGCAAGGCGCTGGCCCCCGCAAGGGACGGCCTGCTGGAGTCGTGGGCGGCCAGCTCCAAGCTCGGCACCAACGTCCAAGCCCTGAAGATGGAGCTGTTATACGCGCAGGGGATGCTCGACAGTGCCCAGGGCAGAGACATCCGCAGCCGGCCTGCGCTACGGGAGCTGTTGAACAAGCTGCGGCAGCTGGCGTACGCGGCCGATGACGTGCTTGATGAGCTCGACTACTTCCGCATCCAGGATTCTCTCGACGGCACCAACCATGCCGCTGACGATGATGGCCTTGTCCGGAATGCTTGGCAGACTGCCAGAGCTGCTGCCCACAAGCTTAAACTCGGCTCAAGGTCACGTGATGATCCAGCTAGCGACGAAGAAGGTGGTGCCAGACAAGCATGTCTCTCTAGGGTTCTCCCGTGTGGCGGGCATGATAAGAGACCCTCACCATTGCCGCCCACAAACCAGGGCGTCCAGGAGGCTggctatgcatgcatgcctaaGGTCATCGCTCGTGCTTGCAACGCTGCAGACACTATCG ATTTGGGTATAGAGAGATGTGAGAAGATAGCAGGTATGGTGCTTGAGCATCAGAAGGTGGCCACGTCACCTTCAGCAAAGAAAACAGAGCTGGCACATCGTACTGGACACCAACCGCAACAGACTacaggagaggaagaagtcgCAGCAGCAAGAGAAGAActgctcctcctgcctccccaACTACAACAGTTATCGATCTGGTCTTGCCCTAACCTGGTCTTGTCCACTTCACCGGGCTtcggtggtggaggaggcgaaTTCCAAAGCCTCTGCTCCCTCCGCTGGTTGAGCGTATACTTTTGCCCCCAGTTCTTCTCCTATtcgtcctccgcctcctcttgTTCCCCTTTCCCGACCTCCTTGCAAGAGCTCATTCTTCGGGGAACGGGGGGCACGGAGATGTTGCTTCCTCTCTCAAATCTCACCTCTCTCACCCGTCTACACGTGAAACGCTGTGGGGATCTGAGAGGCGAGGGCTTATGGCCTCTCGTTGCCCAGGGCCGCCTCACAAGTTTACACATCTCCACAACCCCCAAATTCTTCTCCGGTGCCGAGCCCTCATGGCCCGACGATGAAGAGAgcagttcctcttcctccagaGTCGAGTCTATGGTGATACCCTGCTTCGCGGGAGTCTTTACTCGGCCAATCTGCAgactcctctcttcctccctcaCCGAATTAATCTGTTGGGAAGACAAAGAGGTGGAGCGCTTCACGGCGGAGCAAGAGGAGGCCCTTCAACTCCTCACATCCCTCCGGGAACTCAAATTTCGTGACTGCGAGAAGCTGCAGGTCCTCCCTGCATCGCTATCCAAGCTTACCAACCTCAAGAAATTATACATCCAGGGGTGTCCAGCCCTCCGGTCGCTGCCCAACGACGGCTTCCCGAGTTGTCTGGAGACATTAAGCATCTGTGATTGTCCGGCCATCAAATCTCTGCCCGACCACGGCCTCCCGAGTTTTCTACAAAAATTAGAGATTGACACATGTCCAGCCATCAAATCTCTGCCATCAAATCTCCCGAGCTCCCTGCAAGAAATAGAGATTTCCAATTGTCCGGGCATCAAATCTCTG
- the LOC100836242 gene encoding putative disease resistance protein RGA1 isoform X1 — protein sequence MDAAVDAALWVVSKALAPARDGLLESWAASSKLGTNVQALKMELLYAQGMLDSAQGRDIRSRPALRELLNKLRQLAYAADDVLDELDYFRIQDSLDGTNHAADDDGLVRNAWQTARAAAHKLKLGSRSRDDPASDEEGGARQACLSRVLPCGGHDKRPSPLPPTNQGVQEAGYACMPKVIARACNAADTIGKHFPCHSFPSVCGNDVAPTVRESSDMTRGRRFFCGTCPFKENNHAVLPPKWKFHRVEMSQKMMELVQQLKPLCAKVSTILNLELLGSTQKEKTSRPKTTPGIVEPTLYGRDGKKKEIIDLILTYDKYCGDGLRVLPIVGPGGIGKTCLIQHIYKELESSFKVLIWICVSLDFNANRLLEEIKKYIPEVEGEKGSTAERIKQRLKSKRFLLVLDDMWTDNEHEWGKLLAPLRNNEGEKSNVVMVTTRKPRVASMVSSTNSPIELERLNEDNIMSFFEVCVFGNQEQPWKIYPDLQDTGKEMVSNLKGFPLAAKTVGRLLRNRLTLDHWTRVAESKEWELETDPDDIMPALKLSYDYLPFHLQQCFSNCALFPEDYEFGKKELFHFWIGLGILHSDEHKRAEDVGQGYLDNLVNHGFFKENKNKDGPCYVIHDLLHELAVKVSSYECLSIRGSNVNSVQIPRTVRHLSIIVDNVDVKDRGTFDNYKIDLARRLGKNLDVQNLRTLMLFGEYHGSFIKAFRYLFREARAIRTILLSGVSYSVEDILQNFSKLIHLRYLRVISNAKVSLPSVLFRLYHLEIIDLEKCYADFGLTWHMSNLIKLHHFLVSEDQLELHSNIIEAGKLKFLEELRRFEVGKESKGFELRQLRELTELGGSLDVYNLENGQANKEAEEQKILHKKYLHELLLEWSNNAAPQEEDILESLVPHQNLQHLCIKGHGGANCPSWLGRNLSVKNLKSLCLCDVSWNTLPPLGDFNFINDPGEGFKGLVSSENFQTLKKLKLVNIPNLKRWVKNDNCHFFSCLEAVEITDCPELVELPFSLPSCCQAEKKNLRTLFPELQNLKIVNCPQLSSLPPIPWSPAPCSIEIENAGSVFQKLVYSKDDESKLSLQIVGKDGLQSILWSGLVFHNLPDLEVLTIDNCPPLPLIHLEKLKSLKTLNMHKMGSTLLWFEGESHKMESPVPVERMGISSCGANGKELTQVLSHFPNLTDLGIERCEKIAGMVLEHQKVATSPSAKKTELAHRTGHQPQQTTGEEEVAAAREELLLLPPQLQQLSIWSCPNLVLSTSPGFGGGGGEFQSLCSLRWLSVYFCPQFFSYSSSASSCSPFPTSLQELILRGTGGTEMLLPLSNLTSLTRLHVKRCGDLRGEGLWPLVAQGRLTSLHISTTPKFFSGAEPSWPDDEESSSSSSRVESMVIPCFAGVFTRPICRLLSSSLTELICWEDKEVERFTAEQEEALQLLTSLRELKFRDCEKLQVLPASLSKLTNLKKLYIQGCPALRSLPNDGFPSCLETLSICDCPAIKSLPDHGLPSFLQKLEIDTCPAIKSLPSNLPSSLQEIEISNCPGIKSLHKEGLPSKLRVLDVRFGDNSKELRRQCHKLKGTIPIVKC from the coding sequence ATGGACGCGGCCGTCGATGCGGCGCTCTGGGTGGTAAGCAAGGCGCTGGCCCCCGCAAGGGACGGCCTGCTGGAGTCGTGGGCGGCCAGCTCCAAGCTCGGCACCAACGTCCAAGCCCTGAAGATGGAGCTGTTATACGCGCAGGGGATGCTCGACAGTGCCCAGGGCAGAGACATCCGCAGCCGGCCTGCGCTACGGGAGCTGTTGAACAAGCTGCGGCAGCTGGCGTACGCGGCCGATGACGTGCTTGATGAGCTCGACTACTTCCGCATCCAGGATTCTCTCGACGGCACCAACCATGCCGCTGACGATGATGGCCTTGTCCGGAATGCTTGGCAGACTGCCAGAGCTGCTGCCCACAAGCTTAAACTCGGCTCAAGGTCACGTGATGATCCAGCTAGCGACGAAGAAGGTGGTGCCAGACAAGCATGTCTCTCTAGGGTTCTCCCGTGTGGCGGGCATGATAAGAGACCCTCACCATTGCCGCCCACAAACCAGGGCGTCCAGGAGGCTggctatgcatgcatgcctaaGGTCATCGCTCGTGCTTGCAACGCTGCAGACACTATCGGTAAACACTTTCCATGCCACTCTTTTCCGTCTGTTTGCGGTAATGATGTCGCTCCTACCGTGCGGGAATCCTCTGACATGACGAGGGGACGGCGATTTTTCTGTGGTACCTGCCCATTCAAGGAGAATAATCACGCTGTCCTACCACCAAAATGGAAGTTTCATCGTGTCGAAATGTCCCAAAAAATGATGGAACTAGTCCAACAGCTGAAACCCCTTTGTGCTAAGGTCTCCACCATCCTTAATCTTGAGCTACTAGGCTCcacccaaaaagaaaaaacaagcaGACCCAAAACAACCCCAGGAATCGTAGAGCCTACGCTTTATGGTAGGGATGGTAAGAAAAAGGAGATTATAGATCTAATATTAACATATGATAAGTATTGTGGAGATGGACTTAGAGTTCTTCCCATTGTTGGTCCAGGCGGTATAGGGAAGACATGTCTCATCCAACACATATATAAAGAGCTGGAGAGCTCTTTCAAAGTTCTGATTTGGATATGTGTGTCTCTTGATTTTAATGCAAATAGGTTGCTAGAAGAGATAAAGAAATATATTCCTGAAGTTGAGGGTGAAAAAGGAAGTACTGCCGAGCGAATCAAACAAAGATTAAAATCTAAGCGGTTCTTACTTGTCTTAGATGATATGTGGACAGATAACGAGCACGAATGGGGAAAACTATTAGCTCCATTAAGAAATAACGAGGGAGAAAAGAGTAATGTTGTTATGGTCACCACTCGAAAACCACGGGTAGCAAGCATGGTCAGTTCAACTAATTCTCCGATTGAGTTGGAACGTCTAAATGAGGATAATATTATGTCATTCTTTGAAGTATGTGTATTTGGCAACCAAGAACAACCATGGAAAATCTATCCCGATTTACAAGATACCGGAAAAGAAATGGTGAGCAATTTAAAAGGTTTCCCTCTTGCTGCAAAAACAGTAGGTAGATTATTAAGGAACAGACTTACATTGGACCATTGGACAAGAGTTGCTGAAAGTAAAGAATGGGAATTAGAAACCGATCCCGATGACATTATGCCAGCTCTAAAGCTTAGCTATGACTATCTCCCTTTTCATCTACAACAATGTTTTTCCAACTGTGCATTGTTTCCAGAAGATTATGAATTTGGTAAGAAAGAGTTGTTTCACTTCTGGATTGGACTAGGTATTTTACATTCAGACGAGCACAAAAGAGCTGAAGACGTTGGACAGGGCTATTTAGATAACTTGGTTAATCATGGTTTTTTTAAGGAGAATAAAAACAAGGATGGCCCTTGTTATGTTATCCATGACTTGTTGCATGAGTTAGCAGTGAAGGTCTCGTCATATGAATGCCTTAGTATACGTGGTTCTAATGTGAACTCCGTTCAAATTCCCCGCACCGTACGTCACTTGTCTATCATCGTAGATAATGTTGATGTCAAGGATAGAGGGACTTTTGATAACTATAAAATTGATTTGGCCAGAAGGCTAGGTAAAAATTTGGATGTTCAAAACCTACGCACTTTGATGTTATTTGGAGAATACCATGGAAGCTTTATTAAGGCTTTCAGGTATCTGTTTAGGGAAGCTAGAGCTATTCGAACTATTTTACTGTCTGGAGTGTCGTATTCTGTGGAGGATATATTGCAGAATTTTTCAAAACTTATCCATCTACGCTACCTAAGGGTCATATCAAACGCTAAAGTGTCCTTACCCAGTGTATTGTTTAGATTATATCATCTAGAGATCATTGATCTAGAAAAATGTTATGCCGACTTTGGTTTGACATGGCATATGAGCAACCTTATAAAATTGCATCATTTTCTTGTGTCGGAAGATCAACTTGAGCTTCACTCTAACATAATTGAGGCAGGGAAACTAAAATTCTTGGAGGAACTGAGGAGATTTGAAGTTGGAAAAGAAAGCAAGGGTTTTGAACTTAGACAACTAAGGGAGTTGACAGAGCTTGGAGGATCACTTGATGTTTATAATCTTGAAAATGGGCAAGCAAACAAGGAGGCGGAAGAACAAAAAATCTTACATAAAAAATACTTACACGAGCTACTATTAGAATGGTCTAACAATGCTGCACCACAAGAAGAAGACATTCTTGAGAGTCTTGTACCACATCAAAATCTTCAACATCTATGCATTAAAGGTCATGGCGGTGCTAATTGCCCATCATGGCTAGGTCGGAACCTTTCAGTGAAAAATTTGAAATCTCTTTGTCTGTGTGATGTATCTTGGAACACACTTCCACCTCTTGGGGACTTCAACTTTATTAATGATCCCGGTGAAGGGTTTAAGGGTCTTGTCTCAAGCGAAAACTTCCAAACATTGAAAAAGCTAAAATTAGTTAACATACCAAACTTGAAAAGATGGGTAAAAAATGACAATTGCCATTTTTTCTCTTGTCTAGAGGCTGTCGAAATTACAGATTGCCCTGAACTCGTGGAGTTGCCGTTTTCACTTCCTTCTTGCTGTCaagcagagaagaagaacctGAGAACTTTGTTTCCTGAACTACAGAACCTGAAGATTGTAAACTGCCCACAGCTATCCTCCTTGCCTCCTATCCCTTGGTCTCCTGCCCCATGCTCTATTGAGATAGAAAATGCAGGATCAGTTTTCCAGAAACTTGTTTATTCCAAAGACGATGAATCAAAATTAAGCCTACAAATTGTGGGAAAAGATGGTCTGCAGAGCATTCTCTGgagtgggttggtttttcACAATTTACCTGATCTGGAAGTGTTGACTATAGATAATTGCCCTCCCCTGCCGCTGATTCACCTAGAAAAACTAAAGTCTCTAAAGACACTCAATATGCATAAAATGGGTAGCACCTTATTGTGGTTTGAAGGTGAAAGCCATAAAATGGAATCTCCGGTTCCAGTTGAACGCATGGGGATCTCGAGTTGTGGTGCTAATGGGAAGGAATTGACACAGGTGTTATCTCATTTCCCTAATCTCACAGATTTGGGTATAGAGAGATGTGAGAAGATAGCAGGTATGGTGCTTGAGCATCAGAAGGTGGCCACGTCACCTTCAGCAAAGAAAACAGAGCTGGCACATCGTACTGGACACCAACCGCAACAGACTacaggagaggaagaagtcgCAGCAGCAAGAGAAGAActgctcctcctgcctccccaACTACAACAGTTATCGATCTGGTCTTGCCCTAACCTGGTCTTGTCCACTTCACCGGGCTtcggtggtggaggaggcgaaTTCCAAAGCCTCTGCTCCCTCCGCTGGTTGAGCGTATACTTTTGCCCCCAGTTCTTCTCCTATtcgtcctccgcctcctcttgTTCCCCTTTCCCGACCTCCTTGCAAGAGCTCATTCTTCGGGGAACGGGGGGCACGGAGATGTTGCTTCCTCTCTCAAATCTCACCTCTCTCACCCGTCTACACGTGAAACGCTGTGGGGATCTGAGAGGCGAGGGCTTATGGCCTCTCGTTGCCCAGGGCCGCCTCACAAGTTTACACATCTCCACAACCCCCAAATTCTTCTCCGGTGCCGAGCCCTCATGGCCCGACGATGAAGAGAgcagttcctcttcctccagaGTCGAGTCTATGGTGATACCCTGCTTCGCGGGAGTCTTTACTCGGCCAATCTGCAgactcctctcttcctccctcaCCGAATTAATCTGTTGGGAAGACAAAGAGGTGGAGCGCTTCACGGCGGAGCAAGAGGAGGCCCTTCAACTCCTCACATCCCTCCGGGAACTCAAATTTCGTGACTGCGAGAAGCTGCAGGTCCTCCCTGCATCGCTATCCAAGCTTACCAACCTCAAGAAATTATACATCCAGGGGTGTCCAGCCCTCCGGTCGCTGCCCAACGACGGCTTCCCGAGTTGTCTGGAGACATTAAGCATCTGTGATTGTCCGGCCATCAAATCTCTGCCCGACCACGGCCTCCCGAGTTTTCTACAAAAATTAGAGATTGACACATGTCCAGCCATCAAATCTCTGCCATCAAATCTCCCGAGCTCCCTGCAAGAAATAGAGATTTCCAATTGTCCGGGCATCAAATCTCTG